A window of the Lagopus muta isolate bLagMut1 chromosome 1, bLagMut1 primary, whole genome shotgun sequence genome harbors these coding sequences:
- the LOC125697256 gene encoding osteocalcin-like isoform X2, with protein sequence MRKLLTPMILTLALAVHCCCEKGITVKKEVANAFVKRQKRFDMYEWYSEYYKSPMEQMRERCESYPPCDYLSDQIGFPMAYNRFFGRY encoded by the exons atgAGGAAGCTACTGACACCAATGATCTTGACTCTGGCCCTGgcagtgcactgctgctgtgagaaaG GCATCACAGTTAAAAAGGAAGTTGCCAATGCCTTTGTGAAGAGGCAGAAGAGATTCGACATGTATGAATG GTACTCTGAGTATTACAAAAGCCCAATGGAGCAGATGCGTGAGCGTTGTGAAAGCTACCCTCCCTGTGACTATCTGTCTGACCAAATAGGATTTCCCATGGCCTACAACCGTTTCTTTGGGAGATACTAA
- the LOC125697256 gene encoding osteocalcin-like isoform X1 encodes MRKLLTPMILTLALAVHCCCEKDPIEPSGSPSAASITVKKEVANAFVKRQKRFDMYEWYSEYYKSPMEQMRERCESYPPCDYLSDQIGFPMAYNRFFGRY; translated from the exons atgAGGAAGCTACTGACACCAATGATCTTGACTCTGGCCCTGgcagtgcactgctgctgtgagaaaG ATCCCATAGAGCCCTCAGGATCTCCCAGTGCTGCCA GCATCACAGTTAAAAAGGAAGTTGCCAATGCCTTTGTGAAGAGGCAGAAGAGATTCGACATGTATGAATG GTACTCTGAGTATTACAAAAGCCCAATGGAGCAGATGCGTGAGCGTTGTGAAAGCTACCCTCCCTGTGACTATCTGTCTGACCAAATAGGATTTCCCATGGCCTACAACCGTTTCTTTGGGAGATACTAA
- the LOC125686981 gene encoding matrix Gla protein, with the protein MRALVVLVLLAVLVMAATCYESHESMESHEYLNPFLNRQRANGFIRDDTGLRAVLQERIRERNKAPQERQREICEDFYLCEQYALNHGYPAAYRHYFGRRRNK; encoded by the exons ATGCGTGCTCTCGTCGTCCTTGTGCTCCTGGCCGTCTTGGTCATGGCTGCTACTTGCTATG agTCCCATGAGAGCATGGAATCCCATGAGTATCTCA ACCCCTTTCTTAACAGGCAAAGGGCCAATGGCTTCATACGAGATGACACAGGACTAAGAGCTGTTCTTCAGGAGAG gatcAGGGAACGCAATAAGGCACCTCAGGAACGTCAGAGGGAGATCTGTGAGGACTTCTACCTGTGTGAACAGTATGCTCTTAACCATGGCTATCCTGCTGCTTACAGGCACTATtttgggaggaggaggaataagTAA